In a genomic window of Salvelinus fontinalis isolate EN_2023a chromosome 7, ASM2944872v1, whole genome shotgun sequence:
- the LOC129860023 gene encoding Krueppel-like factor 5 — MAATLITMSAGAGTGPGQDEMFYTLLKPMLSEGFPTEESALYGFDTKNVLTERSGHSDYTHQTGKSELDKYLSPQTPLLMPHPDPPEQNKSRRDSASVMDHFFSDDQGGSPYSINMNVFLPDLAYLRMGLCRPARPGPGGNAGGMGQQVKTEPPASSPFVHPHPHCPSSSVHGNSISLSTVTSVSSSSLPEFTSVFSPSGGGDPTSDAVATGGSVYVKEELGSFDLPHDDSLFQLLSAELDSAPLAPMHHHGNNAHHRAGQHHGGSGPSPIMHTFHDLHLAAQAQQQHQQLQTAKSSYCGGLHSVGGAYPHPHFLQQPQHHQAKAPYLPPSPPSSEPSSPDRQKDLLQNLSPPPSYAATIASKLGVSVSPSLSPTGVARPPASSLTQAPGSGPAPSLNQSMQVRYNRRTNPDLEKRRIHHCDFPGCKKVYTKSSHLKAHLRTHTGEKPYRCSWDGCDWRFARSDELTRHFRKHTGAKPFQCTVCSRSFSRSDHLALHMKRHQN; from the exons ATGGCCGCGACGCTGATCACGATGAGCGCTGGAGCCGGGACCGGGCCAGGGCAGGACGAGATGTTCTACACCCTACTCAAGCCCATGCTGTCGGAAGGCTTCCCGACCGAGGAGTCGGCTCTGTACGGCTTCGATACTAAGAACGTACTGACGGAAAGGAGTGGACACAGTGACTACACGCACCAG aCAGGGAAGAGTGAGCTGGATAAGTATCTCTCCCCCCAGACGCCGCTCCTTATGCCCCATCCGGACCCTCCAGAGCAGAACAAGTCTCGGCGGGACAGTGCCTCTGTGATGGATCACTTCTTTAGCGACGACCAGGGTGGATCTCCTTACAGCATCAACATGAACGTCTTCCTACCCGACCTGGCCTACCTGAGGATGGGCTTGTGTCGGCCGGCACGCCCAGGGCCTGGAGGTAACGCTGGAGGCATGGGCCAGCAGGTCAAAACAGAACCTCCCGCCTCCTCTCCCTTCGTCCATCCTCACCCTCACTGCCCCAGCAGTAGCGTCCACGGTAACAGCATCAGCCTTTCCACGGTAACGTCGGTGTCTTCTTCTTCGTTACCAGAGTTCACTAGCGTGTTCAGCCCGTCGGGTGGTGGTGACCCGACCTCTGACGCCGTGGCAACGGGCGGTTCTGTTTACGTGAAGGAGGAGCTGGGGTCGTTCGATCTGCCTCACGACGACTCTCTGTTCCAGCTGCTCTCTGCAGAGCTGGACTCCGCCCCTCTCGCGCCCATGCATCACCACGGCAACAATGCTCATCACCGGGCGGGGCAGCATCACGGAGGTTCCGGTCCCTCGCCCATCATGCACACCTTCCACGACCTACACTTAGCCGCCCAGGCCCAGCAGCAACACCAACAACTACAGACTGCCAAGTCAAGCTACTGTGGTGGGCTGCACAGTGTGGGAGGGGCCTACCCTCACCCTCACTTCCTCCAGCAGCCCCAGCACCATCAGGCCAAGGCCCCCTAcctgcccccctctcctcccagctcAGAGCCCAGCTCCCCAGATCGTCAGAAGGACCTCCTTCAgaacctctcccctcccccttcctaTGCCGCCACTATCGCCTCCAAGCTGGGAGTCAGCGTCTCCCCCAGTCTTTCCCCCACCGGTGTGGCTCGGCCCCCAGCCTCAAGTCTAACTCAAGCCCCAGGCTCCGGCCCAGCTCCAAGCCTGAACCAGTCCATGCAGGTCCGCTACAACCGCAGGACCAACCCAGAcctggagaagaggaggatacACCACTGTGACTTCCCAG GGTGTAAGAAAGTGTACACCAAGTCTTCccatctgaaagcccacctgagGACCCACACCG gtgagaAGCCGTACAGGTGTTCGTGGGATGGGTGTGACTGGCGTTTCGCCCGTTCTGATGAGTTGACTCGTCACTTCAGGAAACACACGGGGGCCAAACCGTTCCAATGCACCGTCTGctctcgctccttctcccgaTCGGATCACCTGGCCCTGCATATGAAGAGGCACcagaactaa